A genomic stretch from Prochlorococcus marinus str. MIT 9312 includes:
- a CDS encoding 3-deoxy-7-phosphoheptulonate synthase, translating to MTTSSNNSALEKTSDLHVVETRPLIPPSRLHNDIPLDHASANTVSKTRRSIQNILHHNDQKLLVIVGPCSIHDLEAAKEYSKYIENFREIYKDKLEIIMRVYFEKPRTTIGWKGLINDPHLDNSYDINTGLRRARSLLSYLATRGIPSATELLDPIVPQYIADLISWTAIGARTTESQTHREMASGLSMPIGFKNGTDGSFTTAINAMQSASKSHHFLGVNQNGMASIVNTTGNPDGHIVLRGGSKGPNFESEHVKRISSELKQSHLPHKVMIDCSHGNSNKDFRKQSEVLKNIASQISNGEKNILGVMLESHLKEGNQKLLKKEDLQFGRSITDACIDIETTKELLAILYNSLS from the coding sequence ATGACGACATCATCAAATAATTCTGCTTTAGAAAAGACATCAGATTTACATGTTGTTGAAACACGTCCATTAATACCTCCAAGCAGATTACATAATGATATACCTTTAGATCACGCCTCTGCTAATACAGTATCTAAAACAAGAAGATCGATACAAAATATTTTGCATCATAATGATCAGAAGCTTTTAGTCATTGTGGGTCCATGTTCAATTCATGATTTAGAGGCGGCAAAAGAATATTCAAAATATATTGAAAACTTTCGAGAAATTTATAAAGATAAATTAGAAATAATCATGAGAGTATATTTTGAGAAACCAAGAACAACTATTGGTTGGAAGGGATTGATAAATGATCCTCATCTAGATAATTCTTATGATATTAATACTGGATTAAGAAGGGCAAGAAGTTTACTTTCATATTTAGCAACTCGTGGAATTCCTTCTGCTACAGAATTACTAGATCCAATTGTTCCTCAATATATTGCCGATTTAATAAGTTGGACAGCCATAGGCGCGCGGACTACTGAAAGTCAGACTCATCGGGAAATGGCATCAGGATTATCAATGCCTATAGGTTTTAAAAATGGTACAGATGGTTCTTTTACTACTGCAATAAATGCAATGCAGTCAGCTTCAAAATCTCATCATTTTTTAGGTGTAAATCAAAATGGAATGGCTTCTATTGTTAATACAACAGGGAATCCAGATGGACATATAGTTTTAAGAGGCGGTTCAAAAGGCCCAAATTTTGAAAGTGAACATGTTAAAAGAATTTCCTCTGAATTGAAGCAATCTCATCTTCCCCATAAAGTGATGATTGATTGTAGTCATGGGAATTCCAATAAAGATTTCCGAAAACAGTCGGAAGTGCTAAAAAATATAGCTTCTCAAATTAGCAATGGTGAAAAAAATATTTTAGGAGTTATGCTTGAAAGTCATTTGAAGGAGGGAAATCAAAAACTTTTAAAAAAAGAGGATCTTCAGTTTGGCAGAAGCATTACAGATGCATGCATAGATATAGAAACAACAAAAGAATTACTCGCTATTTTGTACAATTCACTTAGTTAG
- a CDS encoding MFS transporter — protein sequence MKESLLKPNKKFTLLSAFITLLNDRLSESILLPILPSFVLLFDSKASTYGLLSCTYQLAQFTASPFIGIMSDRYGRRPVTLFCITGSVIGISILSFTVLFNWSNSIASIPLFLLFLARLIDGLSGGTAATATTILADISSPEKRAKTFGLIGVAFGLSFFLGNIFVVIFAKNTNNNFIIPVLIASIIPIINFLLVFFYLPETKPNSDSNKSTTIFKNPIKELFKVFKEEKIKKLSLAFFIYFIAFTGLTNILIFFLQESLNWTTKASSGTLVVVGIIAIIVQGGLIGPLVKQFGEMRLTLIGSGFILVACALLITAPKENATINIYSAVSFLAVGAGLITPTLRALISKKLDVDKQGSILSNLQGLQSLGGVLGIAMAGRVYDSFGPKSPFIAGSVILIFMIYLIAEGKNNNSFKNQKSKVF from the coding sequence GTGAAAGAAAGTTTATTAAAACCAAATAAAAAATTTACTCTCCTTAGTGCGTTTATCACTCTTCTCAATGATCGTTTAAGTGAAAGTATACTGTTACCCATATTACCCTCTTTTGTTTTACTTTTTGACTCTAAAGCAAGTACATATGGTTTATTATCCTGCACTTACCAATTAGCTCAATTTACAGCTTCTCCTTTTATAGGAATTATGAGTGATAGATATGGAAGAAGACCTGTCACTCTTTTTTGTATTACTGGTTCAGTAATAGGAATATCAATATTATCTTTTACGGTTCTTTTTAATTGGTCAAATTCAATAGCCTCTATCCCGTTATTTTTATTATTTTTAGCGCGACTAATTGACGGTTTAAGTGGGGGGACTGCAGCTACTGCAACAACAATTCTTGCAGATATTTCAAGCCCTGAAAAAAGAGCAAAAACATTTGGTCTTATTGGTGTAGCTTTTGGTTTAAGTTTTTTCTTGGGTAATATTTTTGTTGTAATTTTTGCAAAAAATACAAATAATAATTTTATTATTCCAGTTTTGATAGCCTCAATCATTCCAATAATCAATTTCCTCCTTGTATTTTTTTACTTGCCAGAAACCAAGCCTAATAGTGACTCAAATAAATCAACAACTATTTTTAAAAACCCTATAAAAGAGCTATTTAAAGTTTTCAAAGAAGAAAAGATTAAAAAATTATCATTAGCTTTTTTTATTTACTTTATTGCTTTTACTGGATTGACCAATATCCTTATATTTTTCCTTCAAGAATCTTTAAACTGGACGACCAAAGCATCAAGTGGAACTCTTGTTGTAGTAGGAATCATTGCAATTATCGTTCAGGGAGGACTAATTGGACCTCTGGTAAAGCAATTTGGCGAAATGCGATTAACACTTATTGGATCAGGCTTCATTCTTGTGGCATGTGCTCTTTTAATAACTGCTCCAAAAGAAAATGCGACAATTAATATTTATTCAGCTGTTTCATTTTTAGCCGTTGGGGCAGGGTTAATTACTCCCACCTTAAGAGCACTAATATCAAAGAAATTAGACGTTGATAAACAAGGATCAATTTTAAGTAACCTTCAGGGTCTACAGAGTCTTGGAGGAGTCTTAGGAATTGCAATGGCCGGAAGGGTTTATGATAGTTTTGGTCCTAAATCACCTTTTATAGCTGGTTCCGTTATCTTAATTTTCATGATATACCTTATTGCAGAGGGTAAAAATAATAATTCTTTTAAGAATCAAAAATCAAAAGTATTTTAA
- a CDS encoding aminotransferase class IV, protein MIETLGWHKDQWLDIDRIFFAANNRGLKFADGIFETILIKENKPVLFDEHLKRLEKSSKILNINLKINKLTLRQLINDGIRNLSLKKDQFASVRINYSRGTNQGRALTINSTLETKYLDNLWLEFYRIKPNFNPISVFISQTEKINEFSLISKCKTFSYNQAIQVLTEANKKSFDDSILLNTSGELCCGSTFNLLIQRNNQWITPRKESGCLEGIMVSKAIKLKIVKEELICPEFQNDDVIVAINSLSCRQINQVNDLKLQPKFDPIYFWDLLYS, encoded by the coding sequence GATAGAAACATTAGGCTGGCACAAGGATCAATGGTTAGATATTGATAGAATATTTTTTGCTGCTAATAATAGAGGATTAAAATTTGCTGATGGTATATTTGAAACCATTTTAATAAAGGAAAACAAACCTGTTCTTTTTGATGAACATCTGAAAAGGTTAGAAAAAAGTAGCAAAATTTTAAATATTAATCTCAAAATAAATAAATTAACTTTGAGACAACTTATTAATGATGGAATTAGAAATTTGTCGCTTAAGAAGGATCAATTTGCTTCAGTAAGAATAAACTATAGTCGAGGAACTAATCAAGGACGAGCACTAACAATTAACAGCACTTTAGAGACAAAATATTTAGATAATTTATGGCTTGAATTCTATAGAATAAAACCAAATTTTAATCCGATAAGCGTTTTTATTAGTCAAACGGAAAAAATAAATGAATTCAGTCTTATAAGTAAATGCAAAACATTTTCATATAATCAGGCAATACAAGTTTTGACAGAGGCTAATAAAAAATCATTCGATGATTCTATCCTTTTGAATACGTCAGGTGAACTTTGTTGTGGAAGTACATTTAATCTTCTAATTCAAAGAAATAATCAATGGATAACACCTAGAAAAGAGAGCGGCTGTTTAGAGGGGATTATGGTTTCTAAAGCTATAAAATTAAAAATTGTAAAAGAAGAATTAATTTGTCCAGAATTTCAAAATGATGACGTAATAGTTGCAATAAATAGCTTATCTTGCAGACAAATTAATCAAGTTAATGATTTAAAGCTTCAACCTAAATTCGATCCAATTTACTTTTGGGATTTATTATATAGTTGA
- the ppk1 gene encoding polyphosphate kinase 1 — MKRQADVFINRELSWIKFNKRVLLTGMEKEYKILDKVKFCSIFSNNLDEFFMVRVASLKAQVEAGITKKSIDGLTPKEQLTKINKEVKNLTALQENYINNELNNELKEKGVILKKYKDLNENQRNWCDNYFSSSIFPLLTPLVVDPAHPFPFISNLSLNLAALIRDGEDSKNQFVRVKIPTKNINRFIQIPNEMIEYDDESTYFFISVEDLIGNNINTLFNGMECINYSFFRVTRDADLELKELEADDLLLAVEQSLQKRRLGGDVVRLEVESDMPENILKLLIESISIQKEYIYFCKSFLGLDDLNQLTKINRDDLKENLLIGKTHPKLNNLDLPSNKNRNSIFNILRKKNILLHHPYDLFKTSVEEFINKAADDPLVMAIKITLYRVSKDSPIIAALMRAAENGKEVMTLVELKARFDEDNNIQWAKQLEQAGIHVVYGIIGFKTHTKIALIVRKEKGRLRNYFHIGTGNYNSNTSKFYTDLGLLSTDPDIASDLLELFNYLSGFSKQKSYQKLLVSPSSMREKFIFLIKREIKNAEEGKKAEIIAKMNSLVDPEIIKLLYLASDSGVKISLIIRGICCLYPQRKNLSENIKVISIIGHFLEHSRIFWFCNNGDNEVFIGSADWMRRNLDRRIEAVTPIEDYELKSKIYSLLQTYIKDDYFSWIMKEDGSYSKYELDSSDNRSQIDLIEK; from the coding sequence ATGAAAAGACAGGCTGATGTTTTTATTAATAGAGAATTAAGTTGGATTAAGTTCAATAAAAGAGTACTCCTAACTGGAATGGAAAAGGAATACAAAATCCTAGATAAAGTAAAATTTTGTTCAATTTTTAGTAATAATCTAGATGAATTTTTTATGGTAAGGGTAGCTTCATTAAAAGCTCAAGTTGAAGCAGGTATTACAAAAAAAAGTATTGATGGACTTACCCCTAAAGAGCAATTAACAAAAATCAATAAAGAAGTAAAGAATTTAACTGCCCTACAAGAAAACTACATAAATAATGAATTAAATAATGAATTAAAAGAAAAAGGTGTAATTTTAAAAAAATATAAGGACCTAAATGAAAATCAAAGAAATTGGTGCGATAACTACTTTTCTTCATCTATTTTCCCTTTATTAACTCCATTAGTTGTTGATCCAGCACATCCGTTTCCTTTTATAAGTAATTTAAGTCTAAATTTGGCAGCTCTAATAAGGGATGGGGAAGATTCTAAAAATCAGTTTGTCAGAGTGAAAATACCAACAAAAAATATCAATAGATTTATACAAATTCCAAATGAAATGATTGAATATGATGATGAAAGTACATATTTTTTCATAAGTGTTGAAGATTTAATTGGGAATAATATAAATACTTTATTTAACGGAATGGAATGTATAAATTACTCTTTTTTTAGAGTGACAAGGGATGCAGATTTAGAATTAAAAGAACTTGAAGCTGATGATCTTCTTTTAGCAGTTGAACAAAGTTTGCAAAAGAGAAGATTAGGTGGAGACGTAGTTAGATTAGAAGTTGAATCGGATATGCCAGAAAATATTCTGAAATTACTCATTGAAAGTATCTCAATACAAAAAGAATATATTTACTTTTGCAAAAGTTTTTTAGGACTTGACGATTTAAATCAGCTTACAAAAATTAATAGAGATGATTTAAAAGAAAATCTACTAATTGGGAAAACTCACCCAAAATTAAACAATTTAGATTTACCTTCCAACAAAAACCGCAATTCGATTTTTAATATACTTAGAAAAAAAAATATTCTGCTTCATCATCCATACGACTTATTTAAAACTTCAGTTGAAGAGTTTATAAACAAAGCAGCTGATGATCCACTTGTAATGGCTATAAAAATTACTTTATATCGAGTTTCCAAGGATTCGCCTATCATTGCAGCTTTAATGAGAGCTGCAGAGAATGGAAAAGAAGTAATGACTCTTGTTGAACTAAAAGCAAGATTTGATGAAGACAATAATATTCAATGGGCAAAACAGCTTGAACAAGCTGGAATTCATGTTGTATATGGAATCATAGGATTTAAAACACATACAAAAATAGCTTTAATAGTAAGAAAAGAAAAAGGAAGATTAAGGAATTATTTCCATATTGGGACGGGAAATTATAACTCTAATACTTCAAAGTTTTATACAGATTTAGGATTACTTTCAACTGATCCTGATATTGCATCAGATTTACTTGAGTTATTTAACTACTTATCAGGTTTTTCTAAACAAAAAAGTTATCAAAAGTTATTAGTTTCTCCCTCATCGATGAGAGAGAAATTTATATTTCTGATAAAGAGAGAAATTAAAAATGCAGAGGAAGGCAAAAAAGCCGAAATAATTGCAAAAATGAATTCTTTAGTCGACCCAGAAATAATTAAACTTCTTTATTTAGCTTCAGACTCAGGTGTAAAAATTAGTCTTATCATTAGAGGTATTTGTTGCTTGTATCCCCAAAGAAAAAATTTAAGTGAAAATATTAAAGTCATAAGCATTATTGGCCATTTTCTTGAACACTCAAGAATTTTTTGGTTTTGTAATAACGGTGATAATGAGGTTTTTATTGGGAGTGCAGATTGGATGAGAAGAAATCTTGATAGAAGAATAGAAGCTGTTACTCCGATAGAGGATTATGAATTGAAATCTAAAATATACTCGCTTTTGCAAACCTACATTAAAGATGATTACTTTTCTTGGATAATGAAGGAAGATGGTTCTTATTCTAAATATGAATTAGATTCATCGGATAATCGTTCGCAAATTGACCTCATAGAAAAATAA
- a CDS encoding RpoD/SigA family RNA polymerase sigma factor, giving the protein MGIPLESAKSSSDNNFDEPRLPNTAGKSRKSKSSLTAKQSQKKSGRLASDSIGYYLSSIGRVPLLTPAEEIELAHHVQNMKKLLQIPETDRTQRNLYQIKIGKRARDRMMAANLRLVVSVAKKYQNQGLELLDLVQEGAIGLERAVDKFDPAMGYKFSTYAYWWIRQGMTRAIDNSARTIRLPIHISEKLSKMRRVSRELSHKFGRQPTRLEMATEMGIDQKDLEDLISQSAPCASLDAHARGEEDRSTLGELIPDPNCEEPMEGMDRTIQKEHLGTWLSQLNEREQKIMKLRFGLDGEEPLTLAEIGRQINVSRERVRQLEAKAILKLRVMTTHQKAA; this is encoded by the coding sequence ATGGGGATCCCTCTGGAATCTGCGAAAAGCTCTTCAGATAATAATTTTGATGAGCCAAGATTACCAAACACTGCGGGCAAGTCTCGCAAATCGAAATCCAGTCTTACGGCAAAACAAAGCCAAAAAAAATCTGGCAGACTCGCTTCAGATTCTATTGGCTATTACTTAAGTAGCATTGGTAGAGTACCTCTTTTGACTCCAGCAGAGGAAATAGAGTTAGCTCATCATGTTCAGAACATGAAAAAGTTGCTACAAATTCCTGAAACTGATAGAACGCAACGAAATCTTTATCAAATTAAGATTGGAAAAAGAGCCAGAGATAGAATGATGGCAGCTAATCTAAGACTTGTTGTCTCCGTTGCAAAAAAATACCAAAACCAAGGCCTTGAATTATTAGACCTTGTCCAGGAAGGAGCTATTGGCCTTGAAAGAGCTGTAGATAAATTTGATCCTGCTATGGGATATAAATTCTCAACTTATGCTTACTGGTGGATTAGGCAAGGAATGACAAGGGCTATTGATAACAGTGCAAGAACAATCCGTTTGCCTATTCACATAAGTGAAAAACTCTCCAAAATGAGAAGAGTCTCTAGAGAATTATCACATAAATTTGGTAGACAACCTACCAGATTGGAAATGGCAACTGAAATGGGAATTGATCAAAAAGATTTAGAAGATTTAATTTCTCAAAGTGCTCCTTGCGCTTCCCTAGATGCTCACGCAAGAGGCGAAGAAGATAGAAGTACTCTTGGTGAACTCATTCCTGATCCAAACTGTGAAGAGCCTATGGAAGGTATGGATAGAACTATTCAAAAAGAGCATTTAGGAACTTGGCTTTCTCAATTAAATGAAAGAGAACAAAAAATAATGAAGCTCAGATTTGGCCTAGATGGTGAAGAACCATTAACACTCGCAGAAATAGGAAGACAAATTAATGTTTCACGAGAAAGAGTAAGGCAACTAGAAGCTAAAGCAATATTAAAACTTAGAGTAATGACAACTCATCAAAAAGCAGCTTAA
- the cobA gene encoding uroporphyrinogen-III C-methyltransferase, whose protein sequence is MPGIVYLVGAGPGDPELLTLKALRLIKNCDALVHDALIPDEITKEAGKNTEIYHVGKRAGKCSVPQIETNALILKLSKEGKNVVRLKGGDPFVFSRGGEEVSFLEKNGVSVEIVPGITSGIAAPTYFGIPLTHRDAASSVTFVTGHEHVDKDKKSVNWRDLAKSSDSLVIFMGIKNIEFIVEELILGGLCKNTKCAVIQEATLKNQKCFIEKLDNLVDKIKDKEFLAPSIIIIGKIVEYKVNNNITKVSDVYLPDINKVQLYNKSQK, encoded by the coding sequence GTGCCTGGCATTGTTTATTTAGTTGGAGCAGGTCCTGGTGACCCTGAGCTTTTAACTTTAAAAGCTTTACGTCTAATAAAAAATTGTGATGCATTAGTTCATGATGCTTTAATCCCGGATGAAATAACAAAAGAGGCAGGAAAAAATACAGAAATTTACCATGTAGGTAAAAGAGCGGGGAAGTGTTCTGTACCTCAGATTGAAACTAATGCTCTTATTTTGAAATTGTCAAAAGAAGGCAAAAATGTTGTAAGGCTTAAAGGAGGAGATCCATTTGTCTTTTCTAGGGGTGGTGAAGAAGTATCGTTTTTAGAAAAAAATGGAGTTTCAGTTGAAATAGTTCCTGGGATTACTTCTGGTATAGCTGCTCCCACATATTTTGGTATTCCACTTACCCATAGAGATGCTGCGAGTTCTGTAACTTTCGTCACTGGCCATGAGCATGTTGATAAGGATAAAAAGAGCGTCAATTGGAGAGATTTAGCTAAATCTTCAGATAGCTTAGTTATTTTTATGGGTATAAAAAATATTGAATTTATTGTAGAGGAATTAATTTTAGGCGGCTTATGTAAGAATACAAAATGCGCTGTAATTCAGGAAGCTACTTTGAAAAATCAAAAATGTTTTATAGAGAAATTAGATAATCTCGTAGATAAAATCAAAGATAAAGAATTTTTAGCTCCATCAATTATCATTATTGGAAAAATTGTTGAATATAAAGTCAATAACAATATCACTAAAGTATCTGATGTCTATTTACCAGATATTAATAAAGTTCAACTATATAATAAATCCCAAAAGTAA
- a CDS encoding diacylglycerol/polyprenol kinase family protein — protein MIKFTVILLYLFSIFLISIVFKKYNEDSREIVRKIIHIGIGPLIPIAQFLKINQNSALIFTGIVSLMVFINYTYKLFPTIEDVDRKSYGTLFYCLSLFILIYLFWDKDPYALISGFFIMTFGDGLAGLIGKSFNSKSWIFFKQKKSLFGTMTMFLTSFIVVCSIGYSQQNSLNLNYFTIAFFATLLEQFSVLGIDNFIVPISSALFFNFFITN, from the coding sequence TTGATAAAATTTACTGTAATTTTATTATATTTATTTTCAATTTTTTTAATATCAATAGTTTTTAAAAAATATAATGAAGATAGCAGAGAAATCGTCAGAAAAATAATACATATTGGAATAGGACCTTTAATACCAATTGCGCAATTTTTAAAAATTAATCAAAATTCTGCTCTAATTTTTACAGGAATTGTTTCATTAATGGTTTTCATCAATTACACCTATAAATTATTTCCAACAATTGAGGATGTTGATAGAAAGAGTTATGGAACATTATTTTATTGTCTAAGTTTATTTATTTTGATTTATCTTTTCTGGGATAAAGATCCATATGCATTAATTAGTGGATTTTTCATAATGACTTTTGGTGATGGATTAGCTGGGTTAATAGGAAAAAGCTTTAACTCAAAGAGTTGGATTTTTTTTAAACAAAAAAAATCTTTATTTGGCACTATGACAATGTTTTTAACAAGTTTTATAGTAGTTTGCTCAATAGGATACTCCCAACAAAATAGTTTAAATTTAAATTATTTTACAATAGCTTTTTTTGCGACTTTGCTCGAACAATTTAGTGTTTTAGGAATAGATAATTTCATTGTTCCAATTTCTTCAGCATTATTTTTTAATTTTTTTATAACTAACTAA